A part of Pectinophora gossypiella chromosome Z, ilPecGoss1.1, whole genome shotgun sequence genomic DNA contains:
- the LOC126380130 gene encoding L-lactate dehydrogenase isoform X1: MSSERVTNGNGHSEFRYAMPTMDKLMKCVQQKSDDTGNKVTVVGCGQVGMAAVFSMLTQGVTNKIALVDVMEDKLKGEMMDLMHGSSFMRNAKIQASTDYAITAGSKICIVTAGVRQREGESRLDLVQRNTDVLKNIIPQLVKYSPDAIFVIASNPVDILTYVTWKIGGLSKHRVIGSGTNLDSARFRYLLSEKLGIAPTSCHGYIIGEHGDSSVPVWSGVNIAGVRLSDLNQKIGTAEDPEDWKQIHADVVKSAYEVIKLKGYTSWAIGLSLSQLARAILCNASSVHAVSTYLKGEHGIEDEVFLSLPCVLNHQGVSDVIRQPLTEAETAQLRQSAALMAKVQQGIKF, from the exons ATGTCGTCCGAACGGGTAACTAACGGAAACGGACATAGCGAATTCCGAT ACGCGATGCCGACCATGGATAAGCTGATGAAGTGCGTGCAGCAGAAGAGTGACGACACGGGTAACAAGGTCACCGTCGTCGGGTGTGGCCAGGTCGGCATGGCCGCCGTCTTCTCCATGCTTACAcag GGAGTGACGAACAAGATCGCGTTGGTGGACGTGATGGAGGACAAGCTGAAGGGAGAGATGATGGACCTCATGCACGGCTCGTCCTTCATGAGGAACGCCAAGATCCAGGCCAGCACAG ACTACGCGATAACGGCGGGCTCTAAGATCTGCATCGTGACGGCGGGCGTGCGGCAGCGCGAAGGGGAGTCGCGGCTCGACCTCGTGCAGCGGAACACCGATGTGCTCAAGAACATTATACCGCAG CTGGTGAAGTATAGTCCTGACGCGATCTTCGTGATCGCGAGCAACCCGGTGGACATCCTGACGTACGTGACCTGGAAGATCGGCGGGCTGTCCAAGCACCGCGTCATCGGCTCCGGCACCAACCTGGACTCGGCACGCTTCCGCTATCTACTGTCAGAGAAGCTCGGCATCGCGCCCACCTCTTGCCACGGCTACATCATCGGCGAGCATGGAGACAGCAGCG TGCCGGTGTGGTCCGGCGTGAACATAGCGGGCGTGCGGCTCAGCGACTTGAACCAGAAGATCGGCACGGCGGAGGACCCGGAGGACTGGAAGCAGATCCACGCGGACGTGGTGAAGAGCGCATACGAGGTGATCAAGCTGAAGGGCTACACCTCCTGGGCGATCGGGCTCTCTCTCTCGCAGCTCGCCCGCGCCATCCTCTGCAATGCGAGTAGTGTGCATGCCGTGTCTACCTATCTGAAG GGCGAGCACGGAATTGAAGATGAGGTGTTCCTGTCGCTGCCGTGTGTGCTGAACCACCAGGGCGTGTCCGACGTCATCCGGCAGCCGCTCACGGAGGCCGAGACGGCGCAGCTGCGCCAGTCTGCCGCCCTCATGGCCAAGGTGCAGCAGGGCATTAAGTTTTAA
- the LOC126380130 gene encoding L-lactate dehydrogenase isoform X2 codes for MPTMDKLMKCVQQKSDDTGNKVTVVGCGQVGMAAVFSMLTQGVTNKIALVDVMEDKLKGEMMDLMHGSSFMRNAKIQASTDYAITAGSKICIVTAGVRQREGESRLDLVQRNTDVLKNIIPQLVKYSPDAIFVIASNPVDILTYVTWKIGGLSKHRVIGSGTNLDSARFRYLLSEKLGIAPTSCHGYIIGEHGDSSVPVWSGVNIAGVRLSDLNQKIGTAEDPEDWKQIHADVVKSAYEVIKLKGYTSWAIGLSLSQLARAILCNASSVHAVSTYLKGEHGIEDEVFLSLPCVLNHQGVSDVIRQPLTEAETAQLRQSAALMAKVQQGIKF; via the exons ATGCCGACCATGGATAAGCTGATGAAGTGCGTGCAGCAGAAGAGTGACGACACGGGTAACAAGGTCACCGTCGTCGGGTGTGGCCAGGTCGGCATGGCCGCCGTCTTCTCCATGCTTACAcag GGAGTGACGAACAAGATCGCGTTGGTGGACGTGATGGAGGACAAGCTGAAGGGAGAGATGATGGACCTCATGCACGGCTCGTCCTTCATGAGGAACGCCAAGATCCAGGCCAGCACAG ACTACGCGATAACGGCGGGCTCTAAGATCTGCATCGTGACGGCGGGCGTGCGGCAGCGCGAAGGGGAGTCGCGGCTCGACCTCGTGCAGCGGAACACCGATGTGCTCAAGAACATTATACCGCAG CTGGTGAAGTATAGTCCTGACGCGATCTTCGTGATCGCGAGCAACCCGGTGGACATCCTGACGTACGTGACCTGGAAGATCGGCGGGCTGTCCAAGCACCGCGTCATCGGCTCCGGCACCAACCTGGACTCGGCACGCTTCCGCTATCTACTGTCAGAGAAGCTCGGCATCGCGCCCACCTCTTGCCACGGCTACATCATCGGCGAGCATGGAGACAGCAGCG TGCCGGTGTGGTCCGGCGTGAACATAGCGGGCGTGCGGCTCAGCGACTTGAACCAGAAGATCGGCACGGCGGAGGACCCGGAGGACTGGAAGCAGATCCACGCGGACGTGGTGAAGAGCGCATACGAGGTGATCAAGCTGAAGGGCTACACCTCCTGGGCGATCGGGCTCTCTCTCTCGCAGCTCGCCCGCGCCATCCTCTGCAATGCGAGTAGTGTGCATGCCGTGTCTACCTATCTGAAG GGCGAGCACGGAATTGAAGATGAGGTGTTCCTGTCGCTGCCGTGTGTGCTGAACCACCAGGGCGTGTCCGACGTCATCCGGCAGCCGCTCACGGAGGCCGAGACGGCGCAGCTGCGCCAGTCTGCCGCCCTCATGGCCAAGGTGCAGCAGGGCATTAAGTTTTAA
- the LOC126380210 gene encoding F-box/SPRY domain-containing protein 1-like — protein MTYYKNNDGPEPEPEPEPPEHDYVLAELVPDHVLENIFSRVDVPDLLACALTCRTWELVLRNENNPVWRTHCKRKMPLRLWQSNILKNVPTFKSKLRAHYHAWNPKDCSRHIGIKKNGFTFVRLPFVQSTDGVRGKIGYDYGRHAWEVIWEGQLGTSAVIGVSTKDALLHFPEYVALLGSDEEGWGWNVVSDQLLHGAKVVRDYPGGHPVPRVEVGDRVRIILDCEEHTLAFEKNHMFMGLAFTGLPKKKMYPTVSTVYGNTEVTMVYLGQPLDG, from the exons ATGACATACTATAAAAATAACGACGGGCCAGAGCCGGAGCCGGAGCCGGAACCCCCTGAGCACGACTACGTGCTCGCCGAGCTGGTGCCAGACCACGTCCTCGAGAACATCTTCAGCCGCGTCGACGTGCCCGACCTGCTGGCCTGCGCGCTCACATGCAGGACCTGGGAGTTAGTGCTGCGCAATGAGAACAACCCCGTCTGGAGGACACACTGCAAACGAAAGATGCCCCTACGTCTGTGGCAATCCAACATCCTCAAAAACGTTCCCACCTTCAAGAGCAAGCTCCGCGCTCACTACCACGCGTGGAACCCCAAGGATTGCTCCCGACACATTGGTATTAAGAAAAACGGATTCACTTTCGTGCG CTTACCGTTTGTGCAGAGCACAGACGGTGTCAGGGGCAAAATAGGTTATGATTACGGGCGTCACGCCTGGGAGGTGATTTGGGAGGGACAGCTGGGGACGAGCGCGGTTATCGGGGTGTCCACTAAAGATGCGCTTCTTCACTTCCCGGAGTACGTGGCACTGCTGGGCTCCGACGAGGAGGGGTGGGGCTGGAACGTCGTCAGCGACCAGCTGCTGCACGGAGCTAAAGTGGTTCGAGACTACCCAGGGGGCCATCCCGTACCAAGGGTTGAG GTCGGAGACCGCGTTCGCATCATTCTGGACTGCGAGGAGCACACGCTGGCGTTTGAGAAGAACCACATGTTTATGGGGCTCGCTTTCACCG GCCTGCCGAAGAAGAAGATGTATCCCACAGTGTCGACTGTGTACGGTAACACTGAGGTGACCATGGTATACCTCGGCCAACCATTGGATGGTTAG